A stretch of DNA from Methylogaea oryzae:
CAAGCCCTCCATCACCGCCGCGTCGTAGCCGGCATCCTTCACCGCTTGGCGCAGAACGTCGGCATCCGCGCTGCCGGTCACGGCGGCGCTGTGATCGGCGAAATTGACCTCCACCGACTCCACGCCCGGCACCGCGGCCAGCGCGTCCTGTACCGCCTGCACGCACCCCGCGCAGCGCATACCCAACACCGACAAACGCAAAGAGGAAGAAGTAGTGTTTTGAGCCATGTCGAGCCTCCGAAATTATCCGCCTAGCCAAGCAGCACGAACCAGGCGCCGTTGCCGGAAAGATAAACCTTGCCACGACGGCAAGGTCAAGCCCCTCGACGAACAGCGACTCCCCATCGTTCGGCGAGCCTGCGGCGGCTCCCGCCCCTCGATCCGGCCCGGCATTGGAGACAATCGCCCGCTCACTCGCCTCCGGGCGAACAGCCCCCCGGCCCGTCCCGGGCCGGATACCGCGGGCGTCGGTCAGGAAACTTGGAAGCCTTGGGCGACGATAGTTTGCTTGATTTGCTCCAGGGACACCTTGGCGGGGTCGAAACCCACGGCCACGGTTTTGTCCTTGTGGCTAGCCGTCACTTCGGCCACGCCGTCGCAGGCCGACAAAGCCGTTTTGATGCCGTTCTCGCAGCCGCCGCATTTCATGCCGTCCACGTTCAAGGTAATGTGTTCCACCTGAGCCTCCCGGTTGTATTTCCAGCCTTTAAACATCGAAACCGCGCGCCATGGCGCGCACCCGATGACACGCCCCTAGAGTAACGCCTCCGGCCGCCATGGCGATAGTCATGGAGGTAACGCCTCCCGCAAGCGGACCAGTAGCGCATTCAATTCGTCGCCGAACTGCCGCAACAGCTCCGGGTCGGGTTGCGTCCCGTCGAACTTGAGCGCTTTGTCCAACGTGACCGCCCTGGCACGCAATATCTGGGCGCCGACCTGTCCCGCCGTGCCTTTTATGCGATGCACCAACACCGCCAATTCGTCCCAGGATTGGTCCGCGACCGCTGCCTCCATGCCTAGGCGCGCCTCCGCCAAGGTGTCCCGGAACAACAGAAGAAGCTCGCGTAAAAACGCCGTATCCCCGCCGAGGTCCTGCAACACCGGCACGAAATCGAAACCCTCGATTTTCATGAAAGAGGCGCCGCTGTCTCCTCCGGTTCCGACCGGCTCCGCCTGCGGCGCGCTGTGAGGCGCAATCCGCTTGATCAGCACGCGCATCAGTTCCTTGGGGTCCAGCGGCTTGGCCAAGTGGTCGTTCATGCCGGCCAAGAAACACGCCTCCTTGTCCTGCAGCATGGCGGCGGCAGTCACGGCGATGATCGGCAAGTCGGCCTTACCGGGCAACAGGCGAATGCGCCGGGTGGCGTCGATACCGTCCATGACCGGCATGTGCAAATCCATCAACACGGCATCGAAAGACTCCCGCTGCACCGCCTCCAACGCCTCCTTGCCGTTTGCCACGATCACCGGCTGCAAACCGGCGCGGCGCAAATAATTATCCGCAACCTTTTGATTCAGCAGATTATCCTCGGCAACCAGGATGCGGGCGCCACGAATGCCCTGCGCCAATTCCACGTATGGCACCGGCGCTTGGGGGGCTGGAACGGCCAACTCCTCGACCGCCTGCGCATTGCCCAGCCCCAATTCCAACGTAAAGCTGAAGATGGCGCCCTTGCCCGGCTCGCTGTCGACGCCGATCTCGCCCCCCATCATTTCCACCAGCCGCTTGCAAATGCTCAAGCCCAAGCCCGTGCCGCCGTATTTGCGGGTGATGGAGCCGTCGGCCTGGGTAAAAGGCACGAACAAGCGGCCCGCTTCCTCCCGGCTCAAGCCTATGCCGGTGTCCTGCACGGCAAAACGCAGCCGCACCAGGCCGTCGCTGCCCCCGATGCGGCCCACTCTCAAGCTGACGCCGCCTTGCTCGGTGAATTTGAGGGCGTTGCCCACCAGATTGTTCAGCACCTGGCTCAACCGTATCGGATCCCCCAGCAAGCGGCGCGGCACGTCCGCGTCCATGGTCATGGCCAGGGTCAAACCTTTCTGCTGCGCGGTGGCGACAAACAACCCGCGCACGTTTTGCAGCACTTCGCCCAGATCGAACTCGCTGCGGTGCAGCTCCAACATGCCGGCTTCTATTTTGGAGAAATCCAGTATGTCGTTGATGATGTGCAGCAGCGCGGTGGAGGACTCGTAAACCTTGCCGATGCAGTCTTGCTGCTCCGCGGTCAAACCGGTCTCCATCGCCAATCGGCTCAAACCGATGATGGCGTTCATCGGCGTGCGAATTTCGTGGCTGACGTTGGATAGGAATTCCGATTTGCTCTGGCTCGCCTTGACGGCGATATCGCGACTGTCCTTCAGCGCCGCCTCGAAACGATCTTGCTCGTCCCGGGCCTTCGCCCGCTCGATCGCCAAGCCAGCCAAATAGGCCGCGGATTGGATCAGTTCCAAATCGCTGGGCTGGGGCCGCTTGGAAACGGGGTAATACATCGCCAACACGCCCAGCACCTCGCCCCTGGCCGACTGCACCGGCTCCGACCAGCAAGCCCGCAAGTCGGCCTCGGCCGCCAACTCGCGGTAATTGGCCCACAACGGATCGACCTGAGTATCTTCGACGATGACCCGCTGATGGCGGAAAGCGGCGGTGCCGCACGACCCCGCCCCCTCGCCGACCTCCAATCCGTCCACGGCGCGGTTGTAGAAGTCGGGCAAGCTGGGCGCGCTGCCCACGCGCAAATGGCGGCCGTCGGCGTCCATCAACAACACCGAGCAGCGCAGCTTGGGCCGTAACGCCTCGGCCATGCGGACGATGCCTTCCAGCACCAGAGGCAAGGGCGCATCCTTGGCCAGCATTTCCAAAATGCCGTTGCTAGAGCGCTGTAGCGCCTCCACCTGCTTCCGCTCCTGAATTTCCCGCTGCAAGCTCGCCGTCGCCGCCTCCCGTTCCGCCATTTGGAGCCCCAGCTGCGTGGTGCTGGGCAAGGTCAGCAAGATAGGCATGAACTTCCACACGACGCCGGCCGCCAGCAAGGACACGGCTGCGGTCACGGCCATGACGCCGCCTTGCAGCCAATACCACGGCTGCCAGAGGGTGAGAATATCCATCACGTGGCTCAGGCCGCAGGCCATGATGAAGATGGCGAAAAGCCAGTGCAGCGACTTGAATCGGATGTCCGAACGCCTCCGCACGAAATAAAAAATAGCGAAGGGAATGGAGAAATACGCTAAAGCCGTCAGACCGTTGGCGATGGCGTGCAAGTACACCAGCCAGGGATTCCATAACAGGCAATAGCCGTGGGGAGTCATATCGGCCAGCAATCGCGAGATTGGATCGGTTTCCATGCCAGTTGCCAGCGTAAGGAGTGAATCAGCGTCTTTGAGTATAAAACGCGCCGTTCCCCAGGGAGAACGGCCCGCAGCGATACTCAAACGGCAAGTATATCCAATCCGGCGTCGTTAACAGCAGCCGATGCCGCATCGTCCCGCCGCAGATCCAAACCGATAAAGTCGAACAGCGCACGATCCAGCAGCTGAGACGGCGCGACGTTCTGCAACGCGGTGAAGATGGTTTCCACCCGGCCCGGATGCTGCTTTTCCCAACCGCGCAACATCTCCTTCATGGCCTGGCGCTGGAGGTTTTCCTGCGAGCCGCACAGGTTGCAGGGGATGAGAGGAAAACCGCGCTGCTCGGCGAACTCGGCGATGTCGTCCTCGCGGCAGTAAGCCAGCGGGCGGATGAGGATGTGCTTGCCGTCGTCGCTGAGCAGCTTGGGCGGCATGGCCTTCAGCTTGCCGCCATAGAACAGGTTGAGGAAGAACGTTTCCAGGATGTCGTCGCGGTGGTGGCCCAGGGCGATCTTGGTCATGCCGTGTTGTTCGGCGAAGCCGTACAGCGTGCCGCGCCGCAGGCGGGAGCACAAGCCGCAGGTGGTCTTGCCCTCCGGCACCACGTTTTTGACGATGCTGTAGGTGTCTTTCTCGATGATATGGAAAGGCACGCCGATGCTGCCCAGGTACTCCGGCAATACGTGCTCGGGGAAACCGGGCTGCTTTTGGTCCAGATTGACGGCGATCACCTCGAACTTGACCGGCGCGCTGCGCTGCAAGCTGAGCAGGATGTCCAGCATGGCATAGGAATCCTTGCCGCCGGACAGACAGACCATGACCCGGTCGCCGTCCCGGATCATGTCGTAATCGGCAATCGCCTGCCCCGTTGCATGGCGCAGGCGTTTTTGCAGCTTGTTGAACTCGTACCGCTTGCGGCCGGTGAGCGAGTCTGCGGGGATGTGGATTTCCTGGATGGAGACAGCGGCCTCAGCCGTCATAACGCTGGAACACCAGGCTAGCGTTGGTGCCGCCGAAGCCGAAGCTGTTGGACATGATGGCGTTCAACTGCACGTTGTCCTGCCGCTGGCGCACGATGGGCATGCCCTCCGCTTCCGGGTCGAGGGTTTCGATGTTGGCGGAAGCACAGAGGAAGCCCGCCTCCATCATCAGCAGCGAGTACACCGCCTCGTTGACGCCGGCGCCGCCCAAGGCATGGCCGGTCAGCGACTTGGTCGAGCTGATGGCGGGGGCTTTGTCGCCGAACACTTCACGGATCGCCTGCAACTCTTTCAAATCGCCCACCGGCGTGCTGGTGCCGTGGGTGTTGATATAGTCGATGGGCCGGCTGGCGGTTTCCATAGCCAGCTTCATGCAGCGCGCGGCGCCTTCGCCGGACGGGGCCACCATGTCGTACCCGTCGGAAGTGGCGCCGTAGCCCACCAGTTCGGCGTAAATCTTCGCACCGCGCGCCTTGGCATGCTCCAACTCCTCCAACACCAGCACGCCGGCGCCGCCGGAAATGACGAAGCCGTCGCGGGTGACGTCATAGGCGCGGGAAGCGGTCTGCGGCGTATCGTTGTATTTGGAGGACAGGGCACCCATGGCGTCGAACAGCATGGTGAACGACCAGTGCACTTCGTCGCCGCCGCCGGCGAAAACGATGTCCTGCTTGCCCAGCTGGATCAGCTCCATGCCGTTGCCGATGCAATGGGCCGAGGTAGCGCAAGCGGAGCTGATCGAGTAGCTGACGCCTTTGATGTGGAACGGTGTCGCCAAACAGGCCGAGTTGGTGCTGGACATGCTGCGCGGCACCATGTACGGCCCCATTTTTTTCGGCCCCCCGCTCTTGCGGGTGATGTCGGCCGCCTCGATGATGTTGGCCGTGGACGGGCCGCCGGAGCCCATCACTAGGCCTGTGCGGAGATTGGAGACGTCATTTTCCGCAAGCCCGGCGTCGTCGATGGCCTGTTGCATCGCCACATAGTTGTAGGCGGCGCCGTCGCCCATGAAACGGCGAACTTTGCGGTCGATCAAGTCCTCCAGATCGAGTCGGATGGGGCCGTAGACATGGCTGCGGAACCCCATATCCCGATATTCCTCGGAAAACGCCAAGCCGGAACGGCCTTCGCGCAGGGACTCCACCACTTCGTTCTTGTTATTGCCGATGCTGGAAACGATGCCCAGCCCGGTGATTACCACACGTCTCATAAGCCTTATTGACCTCAAAAAGCGCCGTTGATTGTGAACAACCCAACCCGCAAATCCGTCGCTTCGTAAATGACTTTGCCGTCGCACTCCAATACCGCGTCGGCGATGCCCATCACCAGCTTGCGCATCAGTACCCGTTTGAGATTGATGCGGTAAATCACTTTTTTGTTCTCGGGCAACACTTGGCCGGTAAATTTGACCTCGCCCACGCCCAAAGCCCGGCCGCGGCCCGGCCCGCCCATCCAGCCCAGGTAAAAGCCCACCAGCTGCCACATGGCGTCCAATCCCAAGCAGCCCGGCATTACCGGATCGCCCTGGAAGTGGCAATCGAAAAACCACAAGCTGGGGTCTATATCCAACTCGGCGACGATAATGCCCTTGTCATACGCTCCGCCCACGGAATCGATCTGGCTGATGCGGTCGAACATGAGCATGGGCGGCAACGGCAGCTGGGCGTTACCGGGGCCGAACAACTCGCCCCGACCGCACTGTAGCAACTCCTCCCGAGTGTAGCTGTGCTTTTTTTGCATGTAATTATTATGTTCCGAAAAAGGCCGTGTAAAAAAATGCGGCTATTCTAGCAGCACCGGGGACGTTGCAATACCCTCGCCGATCATTCGCGGGGACGCCAGTTGCGTTTACACTAGGGCGCCGCCCCGAACAGCGCATTTTAACATGACCTCACTTCCGCCAAACCCCGACAACGACTATTTAGCCGCGCACGCACAACTCTTGATCGCCAGCTACCGTCATTGGTTCGGAGCGGAGCTGCTGCCGCCGGCGGCTTCCCCGGCGGAAACGGCGCGACGCCTGTTCGAAGCGGAGTTCGCAGTGTTATCCCACGACACAGGGCCGGAGCCCATGTTCAATTACGCCAACCGCAGCGCGCTGGCGCTGTTCGAAATGGACTGGCGGCAGTTGCTCGCCACCCCTTCCCGCGCGTCCGCCGAAGCCGTCAAGCAGGAGGAGCGGGATCGCATCATGGCGCAAGTGAGCGCGCAGGGCTACATCGACGATTACGCCGGCATACGCGTATCCCGCAACGGCCGGCGCTTCCGCATCGAAAACGCCCGCGTTTGGAACCTCGTCGACCCCGAAAACGGCGGCTACGCGGGTCAAGCGGCGGCGATCCCCGCTTGGCGATTCCTCTAGCGGTCGTCCGGACCTAACCCAGCAGTTGCAACAACCAAGGCGATTGCCGCAACCAGTCGAGGTCGGGATCGGTAAGCACGTGTTGGGCCGGCGGCAAACGCCCGGTTTCCTTAGCCTTGAGCAGCCACATGCGGGCCTCCGCCTCGTCGCGGCGCAGGGAGGCCAGACACGCCAAATCGTAAGCGGCCACGCCCGGTTGCAAGCGCTCGGCTTGCCGAAAGCGGCGGCTGGCCTCGTCCAGCAATTGGCTGCGCTGCTCGCCCAACGCGCGGTTGGCCTGCTCCAACAACACCAAGCCCCAACGGTTGACCACGCGACCGTCGTCCGGGTGCAAGCCGGCCGCGGCGGCGAATTTTTCCTCGGCGCGACGGTATAGCTCGTCGGCCTCCGCGCCTCGCTTGCCCGACGCTTGCCGCAG
This window harbors:
- the fabB gene encoding beta-ketoacyl-ACP synthase I, which gives rise to MRRVVITGLGIVSSIGNNKNEVVESLREGRSGLAFSEEYRDMGFRSHVYGPIRLDLEDLIDRKVRRFMGDGAAYNYVAMQQAIDDAGLAENDVSNLRTGLVMGSGGPSTANIIEAADITRKSGGPKKMGPYMVPRSMSSTNSACLATPFHIKGVSYSISSACATSAHCIGNGMELIQLGKQDIVFAGGGDEVHWSFTMLFDAMGALSSKYNDTPQTASRAYDVTRDGFVISGGAGVLVLEELEHAKARGAKIYAELVGYGATSDGYDMVAPSGEGAARCMKLAMETASRPIDYINTHGTSTPVGDLKELQAIREVFGDKAPAISSTKSLTGHALGGAGVNEAVYSLLMMEAGFLCASANIETLDPEAEGMPIVRQRQDNVQLNAIMSNSFGFGGTNASLVFQRYDG
- a CDS encoding heavy-metal-associated domain-containing protein translates to MFKGWKYNREAQVEHITLNVDGMKCGGCENGIKTALSACDGVAEVTASHKDKTVAVGFDPAKVSLEQIKQTIVAQGFQVS
- the ttcA gene encoding tRNA 2-thiocytidine(32) synthetase TtcA, yielding MTAEAAVSIQEIHIPADSLTGRKRYEFNKLQKRLRHATGQAIADYDMIRDGDRVMVCLSGGKDSYAMLDILLSLQRSAPVKFEVIAVNLDQKQPGFPEHVLPEYLGSIGVPFHIIEKDTYSIVKNVVPEGKTTCGLCSRLRRGTLYGFAEQHGMTKIALGHHRDDILETFFLNLFYGGKLKAMPPKLLSDDGKHILIRPLAYCREDDIAEFAEQRGFPLIPCNLCGSQENLQRQAMKEMLRGWEKQHPGRVETIFTALQNVAPSQLLDRALFDFIGLDLRRDDAASAAVNDAGLDILAV
- the fabA gene encoding 3-hydroxyacyl-[acyl-carrier-protein] dehydratase FabA, with the protein product MQKKHSYTREELLQCGRGELFGPGNAQLPLPPMLMFDRISQIDSVGGAYDKGIIVAELDIDPSLWFFDCHFQGDPVMPGCLGLDAMWQLVGFYLGWMGGPGRGRALGVGEVKFTGQVLPENKKVIYRINLKRVLMRKLVMGIADAVLECDGKVIYEATDLRVGLFTINGAF
- a CDS encoding MEKHLA domain-containing protein, whose product is MTSLPPNPDNDYLAAHAQLLIASYRHWFGAELLPPAASPAETARRLFEAEFAVLSHDTGPEPMFNYANRSALALFEMDWRQLLATPSRASAEAVKQEERDRIMAQVSAQGYIDDYAGIRVSRNGRRFRIENARVWNLVDPENGGYAGQAAAIPAWRFL
- a CDS encoding GAF domain-containing hybrid sensor histidine kinase/response regulator, giving the protein METDPISRLLADMTPHGYCLLWNPWLVYLHAIANGLTALAYFSIPFAIFYFVRRRSDIRFKSLHWLFAIFIMACGLSHVMDILTLWQPWYWLQGGVMAVTAAVSLLAAGVVWKFMPILLTLPSTTQLGLQMAEREAATASLQREIQERKQVEALQRSSNGILEMLAKDAPLPLVLEGIVRMAEALRPKLRCSVLLMDADGRHLRVGSAPSLPDFYNRAVDGLEVGEGAGSCGTAAFRHQRVIVEDTQVDPLWANYRELAAEADLRACWSEPVQSARGEVLGVLAMYYPVSKRPQPSDLELIQSAAYLAGLAIERAKARDEQDRFEAALKDSRDIAVKASQSKSEFLSNVSHEIRTPMNAIIGLSRLAMETGLTAEQQDCIGKVYESSTALLHIINDILDFSKIEAGMLELHRSEFDLGEVLQNVRGLFVATAQQKGLTLAMTMDADVPRRLLGDPIRLSQVLNNLVGNALKFTEQGGVSLRVGRIGGSDGLVRLRFAVQDTGIGLSREEAGRLFVPFTQADGSITRKYGGTGLGLSICKRLVEMMGGEIGVDSEPGKGAIFSFTLELGLGNAQAVEELAVPAPQAPVPYVELAQGIRGARILVAEDNLLNQKVADNYLRRAGLQPVIVANGKEALEAVQRESFDAVLMDLHMPVMDGIDATRRIRLLPGKADLPIIAVTAAAMLQDKEACFLAGMNDHLAKPLDPKELMRVLIKRIAPHSAPQAEPVGTGGDSGASFMKIEGFDFVPVLQDLGGDTAFLRELLLLFRDTLAEARLGMEAAVADQSWDELAVLVHRIKGTAGQVGAQILRARAVTLDKALKFDGTQPDPELLRQFGDELNALLVRLREALPP